GCCCAGGTCCGTCCACACCGGACTCGCGGTCGATGCGTTCTCGGTCTACGCCGGGTGTCGCGACGGGAACGTGTACGCCATCGATCGCAAGACCGGCAAACTGCGCTGGCGTGTGGGTATCGGGAGTGCGGTCGCGAGCGCGCCGGCCGTGGCGTCGGCGGGCGGGTTCCCGGTCGCGGTGTACGCGATCTCGCGCGAGGGGCGGATGTTCTGCCTCAACCCGCAAACGGGCGCGGTACAGTGGTGGCGCGGGAAGCTGCCGGGGTTCGGCTGGCGCGGGGACGAGTTCGACGTCATGTGTTCGCCGCTCGTCGTCACCACGCCGACCGCGACCGGCAGCAAGCGAACGATCTACATTGGCGGGATGACTGTTGACCCGAACAACCCTCTGCTCCGGCACGTCGCGGTGTTCAAGTTCGAGGACGTGATCGGGGAGTAGCTCACGCGCTCCCCGCGCGCGGCAGCGTCACGCGGAACGTCGTCCCCTTGCCGAGTTTGCTGTTCACGCGGACCTGCCCGCGCATCGCTTGAACGAGGTGCTTGACGATCGACAGCCCCAAACCGGTGCTCCCCTCCGCGCGCCCACGGGCCTTGTCCACGCGGTAGAAGCGCTCGAACACGCGGTTCACGTCCGTTTCCGGGATGCCGATTCCGGTGTCCTCGACCTCGAAGCTCACCGTTTCCGTGGTCGCCCCCCAACGCACCGTGATCCGCCCGCCGTTGGGCGTGTACTTGATCGCGTTGTCCACGAGGTTGTCCATCACCTGCCGCAGCGCGTCCGGGTCGGCCCACGCCGCCACGTTCGCGGGCGCGTCCGACGGGGGCTTCTCCACCATCGTCAGCGTTTTCGTTTCGGCCCGTGGGTGGTGTCGCTCGACGCAGTCGGTAATCGCGCGGTCCAGCACCACCACGCGCGGTTCGAGCGCGAGCGAACCGGACTCAATCTTGGACAGGCTCAGCATGTCCTTGATGAGATCGGCCAACCGATCGGCCTCGCGCGCGACCTGCTCCAGAAACGCAGCCAGTATGTCCGGGTCTTCGGACGCGCCGTCGATGAGTGCCTCCACACTCGACTTGATGACGGCCAGCGGCGTCTTCAGTTCGTGCGATGCGTTCGCGACGAAGTCTTGCCGCATCCGCTCGGCCTGACGGATCTCCGTCGTGTCATTCACCACAACCACCGCGCCCGGCATCCCGTGTCCGGGGAACCGCGACACGTACACCTCCATGTGCCGCCCACCGGACCCGGGAACGTCGAACTCCTCGCGGTGCGCCTCTGTCGTCGTCAGGCCGTTCTCGACGACCGTGTGGAACGGGGCCAGGCGCGTCACGTTGCACAGTTGCTCGTTCACGGCCTTGCGCGGATCGAATTCGAGCAACTGCCCGGCGCGCTCGTTGGCGAACAGAACGCGCCGCTTGTCGTCGATGGCGATGACCCCCTCCACCATCCCCGAGAGGATCGCGCGGAGCTGCTCGCGGTCGTGATCGAGCAGTCGGAACGTGGACGCGAGCCGACCGCTCATCGCGTTGAACGTCTCGGCCAGTTCCGAGTGCTCCGCGCTCCCGGCCACCCGGATCTTGTGTCCCAAGTCGCCGTCGGCCAGTTTGCGCGCGCCTTCTTGAAGCTCGACCAGCGGGCGCGCGAACCACCGCGCCAGCACGAACGCCGCGCCGATCGCGAGTATCACCACGACCAGCAGCGCGGTCGCGACCTCGCGCACGAGGTCGTTGAACACCTCTTCGGCGCGCTGGAACGTGAGCAACCCCAGCAACCCCACGGTCGCGATCACGAGCAGCAGGTACGTCGAGAAAAGCCGCCAAAACATAGGGATTGTATGGCTTGTGTGAAGGTGAGAATTTTGCCGTTCGGATGTGATTGTAACAAGTGCGACGTCGATTGGATTGATTCGCACTCGGGATCGCGGAGATAAGACGTCTGCGAAGCGCGCGGCGCGATTTCGTGACACCGGTTCGGGAAACGTTCACGCCCCTGCTTCCGATTCACTCCCCGGCGCTGCTTTTGCACAGCGAACCAAAAAAACGTTCGCCCGGCGACCAATACACTTCACATCGCCCACCTCTTCACGGAGCATCCCATGAGCCTCGCGGGTAAGCGCGTCGCGGTGTTGGTCGAGCAGCAGTATCAGGAAATGGAAGTGTGGTACCCGGTGTACCGGTTGCGGGAGGCCGGGTGCGAAGTGGTGCTCGTCGGCCCCGAGGCCGGGAAGACGTACCCGAGCAAACTCGGCTACCCCGCAAAAGCGGACGCCTCCGCCAAGGACGCCAGCGCCGATCGCTTCCACGCGATCGTGATCCCCGGCGGTTTTGCGCCCGACTACATCCGTCGGAGCGAACCGATGCTCAAGCTCGTGCGCGACCTGTTCGCGCAGGGCAAGCCGGTCGCGGCGATTTGTCACGGCCCGTGGGTGTTGTGCAGCACGACCGCGCTGAAGGGCAAAAAGGTAACGTGCTTCCACTCCATCAAGGACGACGTGACCAACGCAGGCGGGACTTACGTCGATCAGGAAGTGGTGATTGATGGCAACGTCATCACGAGCCGCACGCCGGAGGATTTGCCTGCGTTCGTGGTCGCGATCATCGAGCAGATGCAAAAGGGGTGAAGTATCGGGCCGCAGCTCAAAAATTTTGAGGAAACTGGTTGAGATGCACGACGTCTCGTTTGAATGAGATGCCGCATTTCAACCACTTTTCTATTTCTCACTTGCGATTTCCCGTGGATGTGGATATGCCAGCACTATTGCATTCGCCATATCTGCAGTTCGCTTTTCAATTGCTGTATTGTTCCATCCTGTAAGCTTGCAAAGTTCACGAGTCATAGCAATGTCCGAAGTCGCGTAAGTATCCTTTTTGAGGCTAAATGGGCCATTTGATATTTTGATGTTTCTTTTGCCCGCAAGAAGAGTTAGGTTGCCAAGCTTTGTGCAGTAGCGTTTTACGTCTACGGGCTTTATCTGCGATTCTGCCAATGCGGAGCTGCTTGGAGTCTGTGGGAAGATATGTTCTACATGTACGCGAGACGGCTCGTCGACTACTAGTTCTGTTGGGTGCAAGTGTTCATTAATTCTAATGAGTAGCACCCTCCATTGAGGAGAAACTCGAACTAGTTCGATTTTCTTGATAGCTGCGGTGACTTCATCATTGCTTGGAACGGGATCAAAATCTTTGAGTTTGGCTATGTCACTTAAATCTTTCGATGGGTCACGCAAGGTGGCAGCTAGCGCGTGGTAAAACCCTTCAAGCATGCTTGAATTTCGTCCACATATCACTGAATGCCTTACTATTATCGACTCGCAAATTTTTGCTATTGCTTCAAAATCTTTGCTGCGATATTTCGCTGCGGCTAGAAGGGCTGGCCGGCAACTTCGCGCATTGAAGTCGCTAAGTCGTGCGAGAATCTTGCTGGCTTCACGTCCCCACTGGCATTGTTTTTGAGAACTTGGAGCGCAAATTTCTCGATATACTCTTGCGAGAGATTCAAGATCGGCAACGAAGTTAGTTGCCGCGGAGACACTCATGTTCTCGATGTGCTTCTTGTACGAATCGTAGAGATTGTTTTTGCGCACGAATCCATGACATGCGATCCAGTAAGTGCGAAGGAATCCAACTATATCATCTTCTGTAAGTTCGGTAATACTTGTCCACAACTCGACTGCTTCATCGATATCACTTCCGCAGCGCGACAAAATCTTATTCTTTACCAAGTCGGCGGCGCTTAAGGCCATGCCGCGATCATTAAGTGTTTCAAACAGACGAAAAGCATCACGCTCAGACGGAGCGGAAATTCTAACAATCTCCACCTCGTAAAGAAGTCGCTCCAGCATTGCAACTTCTGCCGGTAAGCCATGCGCGAACAGTGGGTTACTCGATGCGTAATATTTGATTCGCTCTGTTAGAGTTGCGATAGCTTGGCCAAGCTGTGTATCTTTAATCTCCGGTAGCAGAGCATCACTCGGCTTGGTCAGGAGATGCTCAAATATGATTGCATCTTGAGGCTGCAAGATGATTTTTGGAGTGCGTTTGGCTCGCAATCGCCTTGAGAATAGATAGGCTGCATATTCATCGACATCCGGCACATCTGCGTTTCTAACACGCTCAAGCAAGACGGCCAGAAGCAAAGATAAAGTAGTTAATCGCTGCTGTCCATCAAGAACTATCTCGCCTAGCTCCTGATCGTCATTATTTGCTTGGGCAAGAACAATTGATCCTAAAAAATAAGGAAGATCGGCCTTGTCTGTAGGCGAGAAAATATCATCCGCAAGTTGGGAAACTTCGGTTTCACTCCATGAGTACGGTCTCTGAAACATCGGGACACGGAAGATTGCCGTACCCGGTGATAAAAGTAGCTCTAGGGTTTGGGACAAAACATCGTACTTGGCGCTCATGGTTCGCCTCTGACCAATGACTGCATCTACTTGTAGTCTTGCTTTGAGATGGGACAGAGCTTACTGCGCATATCATCTGGACACAAGCTTTGTGCAAGCCACTTTGCGAATAGTGCATTGCCCCACTTACTGGCACTCACCGAATACCAATACGTGGCCATCCGGGTCGGTGACGGTGAACTCGCGGCAACCGTACTGTCGCTGCTGTATCGGTCCCACTCCCGGAACCTTCCCGGCCACTGCGTCGCGGATCGCGCCGATGTCGAGCACTCGAATGTAGGCGCTCATACCCGAACCAATTGCACCGGGCGCCTGGGTACCCGTAGCGACTTTCTGCAACATCAACTCTGTTCCGTCGCGACGGAGGATGGCGAATACTGGTTCGCCGGATGGACTGAACGGATCTGCTGAAAACCCGAGCGCGTCCCGGTACCAATCGATCGATACAGCCACGCTCTTCACCTGTAGCACCGGCACCGCGGCGCGAATTCCGCGGCGCACAGTTCTGGTGTTAATAAGAGCGGCAGCAGCTTCGCCGGAAGCGGATGAGACCAACGCTTGAACTTCCTGACGGAGAGCCAGGAATTGTCGAACGAGGGCTTCGCTGGCGGCGGGAATTTCAAGCGTGACGGTTGTGCTCATCGAACGTCTGTGCTTGCGGGATCGGGTTACCTCAATTATCCAGTTCCCGACAACCGCACCAGAGAACTTGGTTACACCCGGCCCCGGCAGGCCGGGTAACTCGGCTAGACACCGCCGGCGGGCGTGATATGAGGCCGTTAATTGGCCCCGCGAACCGGCGGAGAATAGCAATGCGCGGAATGGGCTCTCTGGGTCTCGTTGCAGTCGGGTTGGCCGTTGGCATGGCGGCCACGATGTTCTACTTCGGTCAACCCCGGCCCGCGGCCGCGGCGTCCAACGACCGCTTCCAGGACTACATCATGGCGACCGGCGCCGTGTCGGTGAACCCGCGCGTGCAGACCGACGGCGTCTGGCTCCTCGACTACAAGGCCGGCAAGTTGCTCGGCACCGTCATCGACCGCACGCAAGGGAAGATCGTCGGTTGGGCTGAAGTCGATCTCACCACGGAATTCGGGCTGAAGGCGCAGCAAGACGTTCACTTCATGATGACCACGGGCTACGTCACACAGGGGCAGTCGGCGCTGTACCTCTCGGAAACCAGCACCGGGCAGTTCGGCGTGTACACGATGGGGCCAGGTGCTAACGGCAACGGGATCGTCATCCGCCGGCACGACATGACGAAGTTCCGTCAGCAGGTCGCCGCACAACCGCAAGTGGGTGTTCCGCCGGCGGCCCCCCTTCCGGGCGGCGCCCCCGTGCTTCCGGGGCTCTCGGACCCGTCGGTTCCGAACAAAATGCCGTAACCTTTGTGGTACGATTCGGTGCGAACACCCACGGCAAGCCGTGGGTGTTCGCGTTTCTACTGTTCGCGTTTCTACATTAAACGTAGCGAATTAACTGCACTTTCTCCCCGCACGAGTCGGGCGATGATCGACGTTCACATCCACGCCGTTCCGCCGAACTTGCCGGGGGTGGGGTCGCTCTCGCCGCTCCTCCGTGAGCCCCCGGAGCGCGTCGCGGCCGAGTTGCGGCGCGAGATGCAAACCGCGGGCATGTCCCACGCCTTCGCGATGGGGGCGTGGAACGCGGGGGACGACGACCCGCTCGGCATCAACAGCACACTGGAGATCACCCCGTTCGTCCCCGGTCTGCGCCCGATCGGGATCGCGGACCCGACGCGGACCGACTCCGAGCACTTTCACAAAGTGGAGCGACTCCTCGCGAACGGGGCCGTGGTCGCGCTGAAGGGGTACCTCGGGTACCTCCACTTCGAGCCGGCCCACCCGAACTACCAGCGGTACTACGAACTCGCGGCCAAGTACCGGGTTCCCGTAATGTTCCACACCGGCGACACCTACTCGCCGCAAGCGAAACTCAAATACGCGCACCCGCTCGGAGTTGATGAGGTCGCGGTCGATCACCCGGAGTGTCGGTTCGTGATGTGTCACCTCGGCAACCCGTGGATGACCGACGCGGCCGAGGTGATCTACAAGAATGTCAACGTCTGGGCCGATCTCTCCGGCCTCCTGGTCGGCGACGACGGGAGCTTTGCCTCGGAGGAGGGGCGCGAGGCCGCGTCCGAACTCGCGCACGGTATCCGGCGCGCGATGAAGTACTCGGAGCGCCCGAACCGGTTCGTGTACGGCACCGACTGGCCGCTCGCGCCGATGGCCGCGTACCGCGAGTTCATCCGAGACGCCGTCGCCCCCGAGTACCACGAACAGGTCTTCGAGGAGAACGCTCGGCGCTTGTTCCGCCTGGGTTGAGCACGTTCTCATCCGTGACCAGCACCTCGCTCGTGCCCTCGAACCACCCGTCCCGCCGCAGCGCGAGAGGTCGGTGTAGATGTGCGGCTTCCCTTGTGGCAGCCGGTTTCGGAAGTGCATCAACAAATAACAGCGTCCAGCCCCTTGCGAGTGAGGCGCCGATTCACCCGATTTCCATTACGACGCGGAACCCGATCATCTCGGACGGCGATTCCGGAGCGTGGCCGCGGCGCGCGGCACTGCGGCACTCCACAATAGGCAGGCCCCAGCACCCGCCGCGGATCACGCGCATTTGCCCGCGCTTCGGGCCGGGCGGGTCTTCGTGCGGGCTGTCGAAGTAGTAATACTCGTCGAACCAGTCGTTCACCCACTCCTGCACGTTTCCGTGCATGTCGTGAAGCCCGAATGCGTTCGCGGGGAACTGCGCGACCGGTCCCGAGCTTTTGCCGGACTGCTTGTGGCCCGACGTTGAGTACAGCGCGTCGCGCGGCGTGAGCCGATCCCCGCAGGCGAAGTCGGTGGAACTCCCGGCGCGGCACGCGTACTCCCATTCGGCTTCCGTCGGAAGCCGATAGCTGCGCCGGTGGACCTCTTCTTCGGGCATGCGCGCGAGTTTGTCGCAGAACCGGAACGCCTGGTCCCAGGTGAGGTGGTCCACCGGGTGATCGAGACCGCCTCCGCGCGAGCGGCTGAACTTGCTCGGGTTCTTACCCTTCACGGCTTCGTATTGCGCTTGCGTGACCGGCACGACAGACATGTAGAACGGGCGCGTGATCTTGACCGTGTGAACCGGGCCTTCGTAGGTGCGGCCGGACGTGTCGTCGCCCATCCGGAACGTGCCCGCCGGGACGCGCACGAACGTCATTCCGATGGAGTTCTTCATCAACCGAATCACGCCGGTCGTGGACGTGCCCGGTCCGCCGCTGGTGAGCGGCCCGCCGCCCGCCGCGGCGAGCATCGCGGCCGCAGCGCCCGCGGCGGCTTCTGCGCTGTACTCGCGCCCGCGTGCGGTCGTGACCGCCACATGCAGCGACGAACCGGAGTTCTTCAGCGAGATCAGCTTGGACCCGTCCTGGCCTGCGGGGTCGGGTGGCGCGACCGTCACGTTGGCGAGCGCTTCGGCTAGCGCCGCCGCGCTTTTGGGGCGCTTGTCGGGTCGCGTGCAGAGACACGACTGGAGGACACTGGCCTGCGAATCGGTGAACCCGACGTGGCGCAGTTCCTCGATCCATTCCGCGCCGAACGGCGCAGGCGCGGAGGGGTCGCGTTTGAGCAACTGGTACCAGATCACACCGATCGCGTGAACGTCGTCGGTCAGCGCGGGCAGTTCCTTCTTCACCTGTTGCGGGCACGCATACAGGCTTGTGGCCGCGCCACGGTGGGCGAGCCGCAGTTGTTCCCCGCGGGGACCACCCTTCGCGATTTCGAGCGCGCGAACACTCTCGATCTGCCCCCAACCGTAGTCGCTCACCCACATCGTGAACTTGCCGCCCTCGGTCGGGCGCAGCAGCACGTTACTCGGCTTCAGGTCGCGGTGAATCACGCCCTTCTCTTGGGCCTTGGCGACGATCGCCGTGAGGCGCCGAATCAACTTGAGTGCGGCCTCGGGCTTGGCGCTGTCGTAGCGCCACTTCCACTCGAACATCAGCCCGGCGAGGTCGTAACCGTCCACGAACGGCGCTTCGAGGCACGGCGGGTCCGTCTCCAGGTACACGCCGCGCAGCGGGAGCACGCCGGACACGTCGTTCAGATCGAAGACGTCGGTGAACAGATCGGTGTTGGCCTTCACCCGTTCGCACGATTCGCTGTCGATTACGAACTTGAGCGCGACGGGTCGGGCGTCGCTCTGGTTCGGGTCTTCGCCGCGCCACACTTCGGAGTTCTGGCCCAGCCCGCGCAGTTCGGTGAGGGTCCAGTCGTCCAGACCGGTGGGCTTGTCGCCGGGGCGGAATCGCGGGATGCGCGGCGGCAGGAACACCGCGAACTCTTCCGACTTGAGCAGTTCAAACTGCTCCGGCACCGTGTGCCCTTCGGCGTCCGAGGGGCGCCGGAGGCTCTGGCGCACCGAAACGGGCAGCGCGCGGAGGTAGTCGGCGAGTTCGGCTTTGGGAACCGCGTGCGTGGTCGCGAGTTCCGCGATGAGTTCGCCCACGCGCCGCTCGTATTCGTCCGGATCGACGGCCGCGCAATCGGCGATGGCCGTGCGCAGATCCTTACCGGGGAGCTTCTTGTGCGCGTAGTCGAACGCGGCGCGCGCGACCTCGGGGAGCACATCGGCGAAGGGCCACAGCCCCTGAAGTGCCTTGCGCCCCTTTTCGCAGAGTGCTTGACCGACGCATTCGAGCAGAGCTTGCAAACGCGGCATGGCGACGCCTCCGGGCGGAGAGTTTTGCCGGCGTCAAACGTAAGTGATGTTACGAGTGTAAACGAATTCAACTTAATTCACAAGCCTATACGCGATCCGTTCACAACGCTCTCACGGCCCGAGAACAAGACGGCGCACGCTACTCGCTCTCACGGGGCGGGGGTGCTTCGAGTGTGAGTCGTGCCCCGAATCGCCGTCGAAGGCGATCAAGCGCGGCTGGCTCGGCCTCGCCCTCCATTACTGACAACAGGTCCAACTCTGCGAGGTACGAGGAGCGCGCGAGTGCGTCCGCAGTGGTGGTGCTAAGTGGTACGTTCAATCGCAACTCGCGGAACTGAGCGGCTTGTGGCGACGCTGCGAGTTGGGCGAGGAACTGCGGAGCCGGCTTTTTGTCGCCGACGGAGAGCGAAATGAGGTGCGGGAATCGCTCGATGCGCGACAGAAACTCTTTTAGTGCTCCGTCAGGGATCGGGTTGTTAAGCACGTTCAGGCTCTCCAGGTGCGGCCACCCGTCCGGCACATCGAGTAAGTCGCTCAGGTGCCCGCCCGTAAGTGATCCACGGGGCATTTCGAGCACGCGGAGCACACCCGGCAACCGGGAACGAACCA
This region of Gemmata massiliana genomic DNA includes:
- a CDS encoding DUF262 domain-containing protein, with product MSAKYDVLSQTLELLLSPGTAIFRVPMFQRPYSWSETEVSQLADDIFSPTDKADLPYFLGSIVLAQANNDDQELGEIVLDGQQRLTTLSLLLAVLLERVRNADVPDVDEYAAYLFSRRLRAKRTPKIILQPQDAIIFEHLLTKPSDALLPEIKDTQLGQAIATLTERIKYYASSNPLFAHGLPAEVAMLERLLYEVEIVRISAPSERDAFRLFETLNDRGMALSAADLVKNKILSRCGSDIDEAVELWTSITELTEDDIVGFLRTYWIACHGFVRKNNLYDSYKKHIENMSVSAATNFVADLESLARVYREICAPSSQKQCQWGREASKILARLSDFNARSCRPALLAAAKYRSKDFEAIAKICESIIVRHSVICGRNSSMLEGFYHALAATLRDPSKDLSDIAKLKDFDPVPSNDEVTAAIKKIELVRVSPQWRVLLIRINEHLHPTELVVDEPSRVHVEHIFPQTPSSSALAESQIKPVDVKRYCTKLGNLTLLAGKRNIKISNGPFSLKKDTYATSDIAMTRELCKLTGWNNTAIEKRTADMANAIVLAYPHPREIASEK
- a CDS encoding SUMF1/EgtB/PvdO family nonheme iron enzyme gives rise to the protein MPRLQALLECVGQALCEKGRKALQGLWPFADVLPEVARAAFDYAHKKLPGKDLRTAIADCAAVDPDEYERRVGELIAELATTHAVPKAELADYLRALPVSVRQSLRRPSDAEGHTVPEQFELLKSEEFAVFLPPRIPRFRPGDKPTGLDDWTLTELRGLGQNSEVWRGEDPNQSDARPVALKFVIDSESCERVKANTDLFTDVFDLNDVSGVLPLRGVYLETDPPCLEAPFVDGYDLAGLMFEWKWRYDSAKPEAALKLIRRLTAIVAKAQEKGVIHRDLKPSNVLLRPTEGGKFTMWVSDYGWGQIESVRALEIAKGGPRGEQLRLAHRGAATSLYACPQQVKKELPALTDDVHAIGVIWYQLLKRDPSAPAPFGAEWIEELRHVGFTDSQASVLQSCLCTRPDKRPKSAAALAEALANVTVAPPDPAGQDGSKLISLKNSGSSLHVAVTTARGREYSAEAAAGAAAAMLAAAGGGPLTSGGPGTSTTGVIRLMKNSIGMTFVRVPAGTFRMGDDTSGRTYEGPVHTVKITRPFYMSVVPVTQAQYEAVKGKNPSKFSRSRGGGLDHPVDHLTWDQAFRFCDKLARMPEEEVHRRSYRLPTEAEWEYACRAGSSTDFACGDRLTPRDALYSTSGHKQSGKSSGPVAQFPANAFGLHDMHGNVQEWVNDWFDEYYYFDSPHEDPPGPKRGQMRVIRGGCWGLPIVECRSAARRGHAPESPSEMIGFRVVMEIG
- a CDS encoding sensor histidine kinase — translated: MFWRLFSTYLLLVIATVGLLGLLTFQRAEEVFNDLVREVATALLVVVILAIGAAFVLARWFARPLVELQEGARKLADGDLGHKIRVAGSAEHSELAETFNAMSGRLASTFRLLDHDREQLRAILSGMVEGVIAIDDKRRVLFANERAGQLLEFDPRKAVNEQLCNVTRLAPFHTVVENGLTTTEAHREEFDVPGSGGRHMEVYVSRFPGHGMPGAVVVVNDTTEIRQAERMRQDFVANASHELKTPLAVIKSSVEALIDGASEDPDILAAFLEQVAREADRLADLIKDMLSLSKIESGSLALEPRVVVLDRAITDCVERHHPRAETKTLTMVEKPPSDAPANVAAWADPDALRQVMDNLVDNAIKYTPNGGRITVRWGATTETVSFEVEDTGIGIPETDVNRVFERFYRVDKARGRAEGSTGLGLSIVKHLVQAMRGQVRVNSKLGKGTTFRVTLPRAGSA
- a CDS encoding bleomycin resistance protein produces the protein MSTTVTLEIPAASEALVRQFLALRQEVQALVSSASGEAAAALINTRTVRRGIRAAVPVLQVKSVAVSIDWYRDALGFSADPFSPSGEPVFAILRRDGTELMLQKVATGTQAPGAIGSGMSAYIRVLDIGAIRDAVAGKVPGVGPIQQRQYGCREFTVTDPDGHVLVFGECQ
- a CDS encoding amidohydrolase family protein, producing the protein MIDVHIHAVPPNLPGVGSLSPLLREPPERVAAELRREMQTAGMSHAFAMGAWNAGDDDPLGINSTLEITPFVPGLRPIGIADPTRTDSEHFHKVERLLANGAVVALKGYLGYLHFEPAHPNYQRYYELAAKYRVPVMFHTGDTYSPQAKLKYAHPLGVDEVAVDHPECRFVMCHLGNPWMTDAAEVIYKNVNVWADLSGLLVGDDGSFASEEGREAASELAHGIRRAMKYSERPNRFVYGTDWPLAPMAAYREFIRDAVAPEYHEQVFEENARRLFRLG
- a CDS encoding type 1 glutamine amidotransferase domain-containing protein yields the protein MSLAGKRVAVLVEQQYQEMEVWYPVYRLREAGCEVVLVGPEAGKTYPSKLGYPAKADASAKDASADRFHAIVIPGGFAPDYIRRSEPMLKLVRDLFAQGKPVAAICHGPWVLCSTTALKGKKVTCFHSIKDDVTNAGGTYVDQEVVIDGNVITSRTPEDLPAFVVAIIEQMQKG